The following coding sequences lie in one Rutidosis leptorrhynchoides isolate AG116_Rl617_1_P2 chromosome 6, CSIRO_AGI_Rlap_v1, whole genome shotgun sequence genomic window:
- the LOC139851609 gene encoding ubiquitin-activating enzyme E1 1-like isoform X2: MLPGKRPVGGEVVVDDSLIKRTKIDCLISSAAAASSTSTGTSLTVASMGGGNNRNGSTNGKLPAGAESNKTEIDEDLHSRQLAVYGRETMRRLFASNILISGMQGLGAEIAKNLILAGVKSVTLHDQGVVELWDLSSNFIFTEEDLGKNRALASIQKLQELNNSVVVSALTTDITTKKLSEFQAVVFTDISLEKAIEFDNFCHRHEPPIAFIKSEVRGLFGSLFCDFGPKFTVSDVDGNDPYTGIIASISNENHPLVTCVDDERIEFQDGDLVVFSEVEGMSELNDGKPRKVINAKPYSFSIEEDTTNYGPYMKGGIVTQLKQPKVLNFKTLQEALKDPGEFLLSDFSKFDRPPLLHLLFQALDKLVSELGRYPVAGSEDDARKFISVVTQMNNELKDGKVEEIDEKILRSFAFGARAVLNPMAAMFGGIVGQEVVKACSGKYHPLFQFFYFDSLESLPVEPLDPNDLKPLNTRYDAQISVFGAKLQKQLEEAKVFVVGSGALGCEFLKNLALMGVSCGNGGKLTVTDDDVIEKSNLTRQFLFRNWNIGQAKSTVAATVASLINPNFHVEALQNRASPDTENVFDDTFWENLSVVVNALDNVNARLYIDQRCLYFQKPLLESGTLGDKCNTQMVIPHLTENYGASRDPPERQAPMCTVHSFPHNIDHCLTWARSAFEGLLEKTPAEANAYLSNPSEYASGMEKAGDAQARDNLERVLECLEKERCETFTDCITWARLKFEDYFANRVKQLTFTFPEDANNSSGMPFWSAPKRFPRPLQFSVEDESHLQFVIAASILRAETYGISIPDWVKSPNKCADAVGKVIVPDFEPKKDVKIVTDEKATSLSTASIDDSAVINDLVKKLTSCHQKLPQGFKMNPIQFEKDDDTNYHMDLIAGLANMRARNYSIPEVDKLKAKFIAGRIIPAIATATAMATGFVCLELYKVLSGGHKVEDYRNTFVNLALPLFSMAEPVPPKVIKHQDLSWTVWDRWILRGDPTLRELLEWLKNKGLNAYSISFGSCLLYNSMFPRHKDRMDKKMVQLATEVAKADLPPNRRHFDVVVACEDEDDNDVDIPQVSIYFR; the protein is encoded by the exons ATGCTTCCTGGAAAGAGACCAGTTGGAGGAGAGGTAGTAGTGGATGATTCTTTGATCAAGAGAACTAAGATTGACTGCTTGATCTCGTCAGCCGCTGCCGCTTCTAGTACAAGCACCGGAACATCTTTGACTGTTGCATCGATGGGAGGAGGAAACAACCGCAATGGTTCTACTAATGGTAAATTGCCAGCTGGTGCTGAATCGAACAAAACAGAAATTGACGAGGATCTTCATAGCCGACAACTTGCAGTTTATGGTCGAGAAACAATGAGGCGGCTATTTGCGTCTAACATTTTAATCTCTGGGATGCAGGGCCTCGGTGCTGAAATTG CAAAGAACCTTATTCTTGCTGGTGTAAAATCTGTGACTTTGCATGATCAGGGAGTTGTTGAGTTGTGGGATTTATCTAGCAATTTTATTTTCACGGAGGAAGATTTGGGAAAGAACAGAGCTCTTGCTTCGATCCAGAAACTGCAAGAATTGAATAATTCCGTGGTGGTTTCTGCTTTAACTACTGATATAACCACCAAGAAGCTGTCTGAATTTCAG GCTGTAGTGTTCACAGATATCAGCCTCGAGAAAGCTATCGAGTTCGATAATTTCTGCCACAGACATGAACCTCCAATTGCTTTTATTAAATCTGAAGTCCGAGGCCTTTTCGGTAGTTTGTTTTGCGACTTCGGCCCAAAGTTCACTGTTTCTGATGTTGATGGAAATGATCCTTACACAGGCATTATTGCATCTATAAGCAATGAAAATCATCCACTTGtcacatgtgttgatgatgaaagGATTGAGTTTCAAGATGGTGATCTAGTTGTATTTTCTGAAGTTGAAGGTATGTCGGAACTCAATGATGGGAAACCAAGAAAAGTAATAAATGCAAAACCATATTCATTTAGCATAGAAGAAGATACCACAAATTATGGTCCATATATGAAGGGTGGGATTGTTACACAATTGAAACAACCAAAGGTGTTAAACTTTAAGACATTGCAAGAGGCACTTAAGGATCCTGGTGAATTTCTTCTTAGTGATTTCTCTAAATTTGACCGCCCTCCACTATTGCATTTGTTGTTTCAAGCATTGGATAAGCTTGTATCAGAATTGGGAAGATATCCTGTTGCTGGTAGTGAAGACGATGCTCGGAAATTTATCTCTGTTGTCACTCAGATGAATAATGAACTAAAAGATGGAAAGGTTGAAGAGATCGATGAAAAAATCTTACGAAGTTTCGCGTTTGGGGCACGGGCTGTGTTGAACCCAATGGCAGCGATGTTTGGGGGCATTGTTGGTCAAGAAGTAGTGAAAGCTTGCTCTGGAAAGTACCATCCACTATTTCAG TTTTTCTATTTTGACTCTCTCGAGTCCCTTCCTGTCGAGCCTTTGGATCCAAATGACCTGAAGCCTTTGAATACTCGTTATGATGCTCAGATCTCGGTCTTCGGGGCTAAACTTCAGAAACAGTTGGAGGAAGCTAAAGTTTTTGTTGTGGGATCTGGTGCGCTAGGCTGTGAATTTTTGAAAAATCTAGCATTGATGGGCGTTTCTTGTGGTAATGGGGGGAAGTTAACAGTTACCGATGATGATGTTATTGAGAAAAGCAATCTTACCAGGCAGTTTCTTTTTCGGAACTGGAACATCGGTCAAGCTAAGTCAACCGTGGCTGCAACTGTTGCTTCTTTGATAAACCCTAATTTTCATGTTGAAGCACTTCAAAATCGGGCCAGCCCAGATACTGAAAATGTGTTTGATGATACTTTTTGGGAGAATCTTAGCGTTGTTGTCAATGCTCTTGATAATGTGAATGCACGTCTTTATATTGATCAACGATGCTTGTATTTTCAAAAACCACTTTTGGAGTCGGGAACTTTAGGTGACAAGTGTAACACACAAATGGTGATTCCACACCTAACTGAGAACTATGGTGCCTCTAGGGACCCACCTGAGAGACAAGCTCCTATGTGTACGGTGCATTCATTTCCGCATAACATTGACCACTGTTTGACTTGGGCTCGGTCAGCGTTTGAAGGATTGCTTGAGAAGACTCCAGCTGAAGCTAATGCGTATCTCTCTAATCCAAGTGAGTATGCTTCTGGAATGGAAAAGGCTGGTGATGCACAGGCAAGGGATAATTTGGAACGAGTCCTTGAATGTCTTGAGAAGGAGCGTTGTGAAACGTTCACAGACTGCATAACGTGGGCCCGCCTGAA GTTTGAAGACTACTTTGCTAACCGCGTTAAACAACTCACTTTCACTTTCCCCGAAGATGCTAATAACAGTAGTGGGATGCCTTTTTGGTCGGCCCCAAAACGTTTCCCTCGACCCCTACAGTTCTCTGTTGAAGACGAGAGTCACCTTCAATTCGTGATAGCAGCATCTATACTAAGGGCTGAAACTTATGGTATTTCAATTCCTGATTGGGTCAAGTCTCCAAACAAGTGTGCTGATGCTGTTGGCAAAGTCATTGTACCCGATTTTGAACCAAAGAAGGATGTAAAGATTGTAACGGATGAAAAAGCCACTAGTTTGTCCACTGCATCTATTGATGATTCAGCTGTTATAAATGATTTAGTCAAGAAATTAACATCGTGCCACCAGAAGCTGCCACAAGGTTTCAAGATGAACCCGATTCAGTTTGAGAAG GATGATGATACAAACTATCACATGGACCTGATAGCCGGGCTTGCTAATATGAGAGCTAGAAATTACAGCATCCCAGAAGTCGATAAGCTTAAAGCCAAGTTTATTGCTGGTAGAATCATCCCTGCTATAGCAACCGCCACAGCCATGGCCACCGGTTTTGTCTGTTTAGAGCTTTACAAGGTTTTAAGTGGGGGCCACAAAGTGGAAGACTACAGAAACACATTTGTCAACCTGGCACTTCCTCTATTCTCAATGGCTGAACCCGTTCCACCAAAAGTGATCAAACACCAGGACCTGAGCTGGACCGTTTGGGACCGTTGGATCCTGAGAGGTGACCCCACTTTGAGAGAGCTTCTTGAATGGCTTAAAAACAAAGGGCTGAATGCTTATAGCATTTCTTTTGGAAGCTGCTTGTTGTATAACAGTATGTTCCCTAGGCATAAAGATAGAATGGACAAAAAGATGGTACAACTTGCAACTGAAGTGGCTAAAGCTGATCTCCCGCCAAATCGACGACATTTTGATGTGGTGGTGGCTTGTGAGGATGAAGATGATAATGACGTTGATATTCCTCAGGTCTCGATATACTTCAGGTAA
- the LOC139851609 gene encoding ubiquitin-activating enzyme E1 1-like isoform X1, whose product MVLSSSSQCTSPSDFMLPGKRPVGGEVVVDDSLIKRTKIDCLISSAAAASSTSTGTSLTVASMGGGNNRNGSTNGKLPAGAESNKTEIDEDLHSRQLAVYGRETMRRLFASNILISGMQGLGAEIAKNLILAGVKSVTLHDQGVVELWDLSSNFIFTEEDLGKNRALASIQKLQELNNSVVVSALTTDITTKKLSEFQAVVFTDISLEKAIEFDNFCHRHEPPIAFIKSEVRGLFGSLFCDFGPKFTVSDVDGNDPYTGIIASISNENHPLVTCVDDERIEFQDGDLVVFSEVEGMSELNDGKPRKVINAKPYSFSIEEDTTNYGPYMKGGIVTQLKQPKVLNFKTLQEALKDPGEFLLSDFSKFDRPPLLHLLFQALDKLVSELGRYPVAGSEDDARKFISVVTQMNNELKDGKVEEIDEKILRSFAFGARAVLNPMAAMFGGIVGQEVVKACSGKYHPLFQFFYFDSLESLPVEPLDPNDLKPLNTRYDAQISVFGAKLQKQLEEAKVFVVGSGALGCEFLKNLALMGVSCGNGGKLTVTDDDVIEKSNLTRQFLFRNWNIGQAKSTVAATVASLINPNFHVEALQNRASPDTENVFDDTFWENLSVVVNALDNVNARLYIDQRCLYFQKPLLESGTLGDKCNTQMVIPHLTENYGASRDPPERQAPMCTVHSFPHNIDHCLTWARSAFEGLLEKTPAEANAYLSNPSEYASGMEKAGDAQARDNLERVLECLEKERCETFTDCITWARLKFEDYFANRVKQLTFTFPEDANNSSGMPFWSAPKRFPRPLQFSVEDESHLQFVIAASILRAETYGISIPDWVKSPNKCADAVGKVIVPDFEPKKDVKIVTDEKATSLSTASIDDSAVINDLVKKLTSCHQKLPQGFKMNPIQFEKDDDTNYHMDLIAGLANMRARNYSIPEVDKLKAKFIAGRIIPAIATATAMATGFVCLELYKVLSGGHKVEDYRNTFVNLALPLFSMAEPVPPKVIKHQDLSWTVWDRWILRGDPTLRELLEWLKNKGLNAYSISFGSCLLYNSMFPRHKDRMDKKMVQLATEVAKADLPPNRRHFDVVVACEDEDDNDVDIPQVSIYFR is encoded by the exons ATGGTTTTAAGCAGTTCATCTCAGTGCAC TTCACCATCGGACTTTATGCTTCCTGGAAAGAGACCAGTTGGAGGAGAGGTAGTAGTGGATGATTCTTTGATCAAGAGAACTAAGATTGACTGCTTGATCTCGTCAGCCGCTGCCGCTTCTAGTACAAGCACCGGAACATCTTTGACTGTTGCATCGATGGGAGGAGGAAACAACCGCAATGGTTCTACTAATGGTAAATTGCCAGCTGGTGCTGAATCGAACAAAACAGAAATTGACGAGGATCTTCATAGCCGACAACTTGCAGTTTATGGTCGAGAAACAATGAGGCGGCTATTTGCGTCTAACATTTTAATCTCTGGGATGCAGGGCCTCGGTGCTGAAATTG CAAAGAACCTTATTCTTGCTGGTGTAAAATCTGTGACTTTGCATGATCAGGGAGTTGTTGAGTTGTGGGATTTATCTAGCAATTTTATTTTCACGGAGGAAGATTTGGGAAAGAACAGAGCTCTTGCTTCGATCCAGAAACTGCAAGAATTGAATAATTCCGTGGTGGTTTCTGCTTTAACTACTGATATAACCACCAAGAAGCTGTCTGAATTTCAG GCTGTAGTGTTCACAGATATCAGCCTCGAGAAAGCTATCGAGTTCGATAATTTCTGCCACAGACATGAACCTCCAATTGCTTTTATTAAATCTGAAGTCCGAGGCCTTTTCGGTAGTTTGTTTTGCGACTTCGGCCCAAAGTTCACTGTTTCTGATGTTGATGGAAATGATCCTTACACAGGCATTATTGCATCTATAAGCAATGAAAATCATCCACTTGtcacatgtgttgatgatgaaagGATTGAGTTTCAAGATGGTGATCTAGTTGTATTTTCTGAAGTTGAAGGTATGTCGGAACTCAATGATGGGAAACCAAGAAAAGTAATAAATGCAAAACCATATTCATTTAGCATAGAAGAAGATACCACAAATTATGGTCCATATATGAAGGGTGGGATTGTTACACAATTGAAACAACCAAAGGTGTTAAACTTTAAGACATTGCAAGAGGCACTTAAGGATCCTGGTGAATTTCTTCTTAGTGATTTCTCTAAATTTGACCGCCCTCCACTATTGCATTTGTTGTTTCAAGCATTGGATAAGCTTGTATCAGAATTGGGAAGATATCCTGTTGCTGGTAGTGAAGACGATGCTCGGAAATTTATCTCTGTTGTCACTCAGATGAATAATGAACTAAAAGATGGAAAGGTTGAAGAGATCGATGAAAAAATCTTACGAAGTTTCGCGTTTGGGGCACGGGCTGTGTTGAACCCAATGGCAGCGATGTTTGGGGGCATTGTTGGTCAAGAAGTAGTGAAAGCTTGCTCTGGAAAGTACCATCCACTATTTCAG TTTTTCTATTTTGACTCTCTCGAGTCCCTTCCTGTCGAGCCTTTGGATCCAAATGACCTGAAGCCTTTGAATACTCGTTATGATGCTCAGATCTCGGTCTTCGGGGCTAAACTTCAGAAACAGTTGGAGGAAGCTAAAGTTTTTGTTGTGGGATCTGGTGCGCTAGGCTGTGAATTTTTGAAAAATCTAGCATTGATGGGCGTTTCTTGTGGTAATGGGGGGAAGTTAACAGTTACCGATGATGATGTTATTGAGAAAAGCAATCTTACCAGGCAGTTTCTTTTTCGGAACTGGAACATCGGTCAAGCTAAGTCAACCGTGGCTGCAACTGTTGCTTCTTTGATAAACCCTAATTTTCATGTTGAAGCACTTCAAAATCGGGCCAGCCCAGATACTGAAAATGTGTTTGATGATACTTTTTGGGAGAATCTTAGCGTTGTTGTCAATGCTCTTGATAATGTGAATGCACGTCTTTATATTGATCAACGATGCTTGTATTTTCAAAAACCACTTTTGGAGTCGGGAACTTTAGGTGACAAGTGTAACACACAAATGGTGATTCCACACCTAACTGAGAACTATGGTGCCTCTAGGGACCCACCTGAGAGACAAGCTCCTATGTGTACGGTGCATTCATTTCCGCATAACATTGACCACTGTTTGACTTGGGCTCGGTCAGCGTTTGAAGGATTGCTTGAGAAGACTCCAGCTGAAGCTAATGCGTATCTCTCTAATCCAAGTGAGTATGCTTCTGGAATGGAAAAGGCTGGTGATGCACAGGCAAGGGATAATTTGGAACGAGTCCTTGAATGTCTTGAGAAGGAGCGTTGTGAAACGTTCACAGACTGCATAACGTGGGCCCGCCTGAA GTTTGAAGACTACTTTGCTAACCGCGTTAAACAACTCACTTTCACTTTCCCCGAAGATGCTAATAACAGTAGTGGGATGCCTTTTTGGTCGGCCCCAAAACGTTTCCCTCGACCCCTACAGTTCTCTGTTGAAGACGAGAGTCACCTTCAATTCGTGATAGCAGCATCTATACTAAGGGCTGAAACTTATGGTATTTCAATTCCTGATTGGGTCAAGTCTCCAAACAAGTGTGCTGATGCTGTTGGCAAAGTCATTGTACCCGATTTTGAACCAAAGAAGGATGTAAAGATTGTAACGGATGAAAAAGCCACTAGTTTGTCCACTGCATCTATTGATGATTCAGCTGTTATAAATGATTTAGTCAAGAAATTAACATCGTGCCACCAGAAGCTGCCACAAGGTTTCAAGATGAACCCGATTCAGTTTGAGAAG GATGATGATACAAACTATCACATGGACCTGATAGCCGGGCTTGCTAATATGAGAGCTAGAAATTACAGCATCCCAGAAGTCGATAAGCTTAAAGCCAAGTTTATTGCTGGTAGAATCATCCCTGCTATAGCAACCGCCACAGCCATGGCCACCGGTTTTGTCTGTTTAGAGCTTTACAAGGTTTTAAGTGGGGGCCACAAAGTGGAAGACTACAGAAACACATTTGTCAACCTGGCACTTCCTCTATTCTCAATGGCTGAACCCGTTCCACCAAAAGTGATCAAACACCAGGACCTGAGCTGGACCGTTTGGGACCGTTGGATCCTGAGAGGTGACCCCACTTTGAGAGAGCTTCTTGAATGGCTTAAAAACAAAGGGCTGAATGCTTATAGCATTTCTTTTGGAAGCTGCTTGTTGTATAACAGTATGTTCCCTAGGCATAAAGATAGAATGGACAAAAAGATGGTACAACTTGCAACTGAAGTGGCTAAAGCTGATCTCCCGCCAAATCGACGACATTTTGATGTGGTGGTGGCTTGTGAGGATGAAGATGATAATGACGTTGATATTCCTCAGGTCTCGATATACTTCAGGTAA
- the LOC139853826 gene encoding protein NODULATION SIGNALING PATHWAY 2-like: MMQQELFESLVEQEVSQYGLNMGFYACDGITTPEGSTVISSDSYFHSNLPSDFSPLSNYDAVMMSENVGDIAGLSATSIEDVLSWWAEIEEKYNISSDYSIENEGVYDTSFLNATKASIVMSPEDMEVEGETSLFHMLKAYGEAMEMGQRELVNVIVEYIKEKASPIGSTIERISFNLFHSGNQVEYIKQESMKNFNVAFKAFYEIFPYGRFAHLAANSAIIEEIIRDSRKVHIIDFDMGEGIQWSAMLGEFGKFRKELKLTSVRTNMQICNFEVTKSHLLDYANGSGLKLEVNEIMIGDLVREIEGSEEREFLAFNCMVGLPHMRRTSDRNQVMEFLMIAKRLLYSKKGIITFGDGEDLEKMDRCNGYGSFFDECLMHYHALYESMERNFPDRLTEARIAMEFLFVSPYVSSLYWCQKWQNVKDEAGFNENLGLTECRLSDESVMEAKELVDERQSLYKIRVEGQQGNEMVLEWRGTPLVRVSAWK; this comes from the coding sequence ATGATGCAGCAAGAATTGTTTGAATCACTTGTTGAACAAGAAGTAAGTCAATATGGTCTAAACATGGGATTTTATGCATGTGATGGTATCACCACCCCCGAAGGATCGACCGTAATCTCGTCAGACTCATACTTCCACTCGAATCTGCCTAGTGATTTTAGTCCTTTATCTAACTATGATGCCGTTATGATGTCCGAAAATGTGGGAGACATTGCAGGCCTTTCAGCCACCTCAATAGAAGATGTATTGAGTTGGTGGGCTGAAATTGAAGAAAAATACAACATTTCCTCTGATTATTCCATTGAAAATGAGGGTGTATACGATACGTCATTTTTAAATGCTACAAAAGCCTCGATAGTGATGTCACCAGAAGATATGGAAGTTGAAGGCGAAACGAGCCTTTTTCATATGCTAAAAGCTTATGGAGAAGCAATGGAGATGGGACAAAGAGAACTAGTAAATGTGATTGTGGAATACATAAAGGAGAAAGCTAGTCCAATTGGTAGTACAATTGAACGTATCTCGTTTAACTTGTTTCACTCTGGAAATCAAGTTGAGTACATAAAACAGGAATCAATGAAGAATTTCAATGTAGCATTCAAAGCTTTCTATGAAATTTTCCCGTACGGAAGATTTGCTCATTTGGCAGCCAATTCAGCGATTATTGAAGAAATTATTAGGGATTCGAGGAAGGTACACATTATAGATTTTGACATGGGTGAGGGGATTCAGTGGTCTGCAATGTTGGGGGAATTTGGGAAGTTTAGAAAAGAATTGAAGTTGACATCCGTTAGAACGAACATGCAAATTTGTAATTTTGAAGTGACAAAAAGCCACCTTCTTGATTATGCAAATGGTTCCGGATTAAAGTTGGAAGTAAACGAGATCATGATAGGAGATTTGGTTAGAGAAATTGAAGGATCAGAAGAACGTGAATTCTTGGCCTTCAATTGTATGGTTGGACTGCCACATATGAGGAGGACTAGTGATAGAAATCAAGTTATGGAGTTTTTGATGATCGCCAAGCGATTATTATATTCGAAAAAAGGAATTATAACGTTTGGCGATGGGGAAGATTTGGAAAAAATGGACCGGTGTAATGGGTATGGCTCGTTTTTTGATGAATGTTTAATGCACTACCATGCGCTTTACGAGTCAATGGAAAGAAACTTCCCGGATCGTTTAACAGAAGCTAGAATAGCGATGGAGTTCCTTTTCGTGTCACCGTATGTTTCATCTTTGTATTGGTGTCAAAAGTGGCAGAATGTTAAGGATGAAGCTGGATTCAATGAAAATTTAGGGTTAACGGAGTGCAGGTTGAGCGATGAAAGCGTAATGGAAGCTAAAGAATTAGTTGATGAGAGACAAAGTTTGTACAAGATAAGGGTTGAAGGGCAGCAAGGGAATGAGATGGTTCTTGAATGGAGAGGAACTCCATTGGTGAGAGTTTCAGCTTGGAAGTGA